The following coding sequences are from one Treponema bryantii window:
- a CDS encoding folylpolyglutamate synthase/dihydrofolate synthase family protein yields the protein MNAIDVFQEWLNDYLNFEHTPKKEIFWLDTIDYLCKRFDNPQDYAPCVHVAGSKGKGSVSRLISCILDEAGYKVGLYTSPHITDFRERICTPTGFFSEEIYEKTVKELMPNIDSIIPENLPAERPLTWFELVTLYAFLCFRNAEVDWSVFEVGLGGRLDATNVIRPKLCCITPIELEHTEFLGDTLEKIAAEKAGIIKNCTPVIISPQQSESVKIVLREKAITRHAPYYFVDDFITGSFYHFNENNKRMTVHFESELFNRPIETQMQLLGKMQAQNAAMAAVAIKKLLPNLDEGIIERGIAKAKLPGRFEILENVKGYTEIPAVILDGAHTLNSIRLTIDTLNKLFGEKKVSLLFACAADKDVKDISMLFRYRFEHVYVTRPGERKESNLAGEIEAFTNADVKFTADADYKMMIKKAFEESAANGNILLVTGSFYLVSEVKEFLHG from the coding sequence GTGAATGCAATAGACGTGTTTCAGGAATGGTTGAATGACTACCTGAATTTTGAACATACTCCAAAAAAAGAAATCTTCTGGCTCGACACCATCGATTACCTCTGTAAGCGCTTTGATAACCCGCAGGATTATGCGCCTTGTGTTCATGTAGCAGGCTCTAAAGGAAAAGGCTCTGTTTCACGCCTTATTTCCTGCATTCTTGATGAAGCCGGCTATAAGGTTGGACTTTATACTTCACCTCACATAACAGATTTCCGCGAGCGTATCTGTACTCCAACAGGCTTTTTCTCTGAAGAGATTTATGAAAAGACTGTAAAGGAACTGATGCCGAATATCGATTCCATAATTCCGGAGAATCTTCCTGCAGAGCGTCCTCTTACCTGGTTTGAACTTGTCACACTTTATGCATTCCTCTGTTTCCGAAATGCAGAAGTAGACTGGTCTGTTTTTGAAGTCGGACTTGGCGGACGTCTTGATGCAACTAATGTCATTCGTCCAAAGCTCTGCTGTATTACTCCGATTGAACTTGAACACACAGAGTTCCTTGGTGATACTCTTGAAAAGATTGCCGCAGAAAAGGCTGGCATTATTAAAAACTGTACGCCGGTAATTATTTCTCCTCAGCAGTCTGAATCTGTAAAAATCGTTCTTCGCGAAAAAGCAATTACTCGACATGCGCCATACTATTTTGTTGATGATTTTATAACAGGCTCTTTCTATCATTTTAATGAAAATAACAAACGAATGACTGTTCATTTTGAAAGTGAACTTTTCAATCGTCCTATCGAAACTCAGATGCAGCTGCTTGGTAAAATGCAGGCGCAGAATGCCGCAATGGCTGCAGTTGCAATCAAAAAGCTTCTTCCAAATCTTGATGAAGGAATAATTGAGCGCGGTATTGCAAAAGCCAAACTTCCGGGCCGTTTTGAAATTCTCGAAAATGTAAAAGGCTATACTGAGATTCCTGCCGTAATTCTAGACGGTGCACATACTCTTAACAGTATCCGCCTTACTATTGATACTCTGAATAAACTGTTTGGTGAAAAAAAGGTGTCTCTGCTTTTTGCCTGCGCTGCTGATAAAGATGTAAAAGACATTTCAATGCTGTTCCGATATCGTTTTGAACATGTTTATGTTACAAGACCGGGTGAACGCAAGGAATCTAACCTCGCAGGTGAAATCGAAGCTTTTACAAATGCTGATGTCAAGTTTACCGCAGATGCAGATTACAAGATGATGATTAAAAAGGCCTTTGAAGAATCAGCCGCTAACGGAAATATTCTTCTGGTTACCGGCTCATTCTATCTTGTTTCGGAAGTTAAAGAGTTTTTACACGGCTAG
- the alr gene encoding alanine racemase produces the protein MERCTKATIYKDNLEYNLNQIRKYVKKDVKLCVAVKADGYGHNAVLTAQIAEKVGAAFVAVATVEEGIELRDNGIKCGILLLSLCTPSEMPALFEYKITPLVFGDDYIKLIGDTAKREGYSDYKVHLAVDTGMGRIGCYPEEAGEQAVLIESCGLKLGGMCTHFAVSDSLSPENIEFTKEQFAAFKAAVAGVKEKGIEPGICSCGASAALLNDEDMQFDMVRPGIITYGYYPDEITKEYLEKTGRHFDIKPVLSLETKVVAIRRFPAGKSVSYGRTWVADKETDIAVLPIGYADGLLRRFSPGLEVTINGKNYPVRGRICMDQCMVEIGKDNPDVKVFDTAVIFGPAESGALNTAEDLAKLGHTISYEVLTALSKRVRREIK, from the coding sequence ATGGAACGCTGTACTAAAGCTACTATTTATAAAGATAATCTTGAATATAATCTTAATCAAATCAGAAAATATGTAAAAAAAGATGTAAAACTTTGTGTTGCTGTTAAGGCAGATGGTTATGGTCATAATGCCGTTCTTACAGCTCAAATTGCAGAAAAGGTTGGAGCCGCCTTTGTTGCGGTTGCTACAGTTGAAGAAGGAATTGAACTTCGTGATAACGGAATAAAATGCGGTATTCTGCTTTTGAGTCTTTGTACTCCATCTGAAATGCCGGCTCTTTTTGAATATAAAATTACTCCTCTTGTTTTTGGAGATGACTATATTAAGCTGATAGGTGATACTGCAAAACGTGAAGGATATTCTGATTATAAGGTTCATCTTGCTGTTGATACCGGAATGGGCCGTATTGGCTGCTATCCCGAAGAAGCTGGCGAGCAGGCTGTTCTGATAGAGTCTTGTGGTCTAAAACTTGGCGGAATGTGTACTCATTTTGCTGTTTCAGACAGTCTGAGTCCGGAAAACATTGAGTTTACAAAAGAACAGTTTGCAGCTTTTAAGGCTGCAGTTGCCGGAGTAAAAGAAAAGGGAATTGAACCTGGAATCTGTTCCTGTGGAGCCAGTGCAGCACTTTTAAATGATGAAGACATGCAGTTTGATATGGTTCGTCCTGGAATTATTACATACGGTTACTATCCTGATGAAATCACAAAGGAATATCTTGAGAAAACAGGCCGCCATTTTGATATAAAGCCTGTGCTTTCCCTTGAAACTAAGGTTGTCGCAATCAGAAGATTCCCTGCCGGAAAGTCAGTTTCGTATGGAAGAACCTGGGTTGCAGACAAAGAAACTGATATTGCAGTACTTCCGATTGGTTATGCTGATGGTTTACTCCGCCGTTTTTCTCCTGGTCTGGAAGTTACAATCAATGGTAAAAACTATCCTGTTCGCGGCCGAATCTGCATGGATCAGTGTATGGTAGAAATTGGAAAAGATAATCCTGATGTTAAGGTTTTTGATACTGCAGTAATTTTTGGCCCTGCAGAAAGCGGAGCATTAAATACCGCCGAAGACCTTGCAAAACTTGGACATACAATTTCGTATGAAGTTTTAACTGCATTGAGTAAGCGGGTTAGACGGGAAATAAAATAA
- the thrC gene encoding threonine synthase, which yields MIYTDTRDSSVKADFRTAVMGGMNQATGGLYIPVEFPKLDKALLNKDPAPSFRDVAFNMAKPYVEGEIPDNDLAAIIADAYPFQPKVVPADAISYIMELFHGPTCAFKDFGARFMARTMSYFNRNEDTPLHILVATSGDTGSAVGSAFHNVPGLDVTILYPDGKISPLQEKQLSTFTGNVRALKVKGTFDDCQKLVKTAFTDNELRGKLRLSSANSINIARLLPQSFYYMYSALTVRNRSAMDNKIQDPAIIMVVPSGNFGNLTSGLIAREMGAPIAGFVAATNTNKTIPDWIATGDYNARPSVETYANAMDVGAPSNYERIKAMYTLDQVRELFASYWLDNDGIKDAIKSCNDKTGYIIDPHGAIGWQAWDDIRSGAMEKLIAGEKNDWNKPGLTPNVPSWGNEVVKKNAVGVILETASPAKFGSIVTDAIGKEPPMPDRLEAVMRLPDNAIPMENDYNQFKDWLIANL from the coding sequence ATGATTTATACAGATACAAGAGACAGCAGCGTTAAAGCTGATTTTAGAACTGCCGTTATGGGAGGAATGAATCAGGCAACAGGTGGACTTTACATTCCGGTAGAGTTTCCTAAGCTTGATAAGGCTCTTTTGAATAAAGATCCTGCCCCATCTTTCCGCGACGTTGCCTTTAATATGGCAAAGCCTTATGTTGAAGGCGAAATTCCGGATAACGACCTTGCAGCAATCATTGCTGATGCATATCCATTCCAGCCAAAGGTTGTTCCTGCTGATGCAATCTCTTATATCATGGAACTTTTCCACGGTCCAACCTGTGCTTTCAAAGATTTTGGTGCACGTTTTATGGCCCGCACAATGTCTTACTTCAACAGAAATGAAGACACTCCACTCCACATTTTAGTTGCAACTTCTGGTGATACAGGTTCTGCAGTTGGAAGCGCTTTCCACAATGTTCCTGGTCTTGATGTTACAATCCTTTATCCGGATGGAAAAATCTCTCCTCTTCAGGAAAAACAGCTTTCTACATTTACAGGAAACGTTCGTGCATTGAAAGTAAAAGGTACTTTTGATGACTGTCAGAAACTTGTAAAAACAGCCTTTACAGATAACGAACTTCGCGGAAAACTCCGCCTTTCTTCTGCAAACTCAATCAATATTGCACGTCTTTTGCCACAGAGCTTCTACTATATGTACTCTGCTCTTACAGTTCGCAATAGAAGCGCAATGGACAACAAGATTCAGGATCCAGCAATCATTATGGTTGTTCCAAGTGGAAACTTCGGTAACCTTACTTCAGGCCTTATTGCCCGCGAAATGGGTGCTCCAATTGCTGGTTTTGTTGCCGCAACTAATACAAATAAGACTATTCCAGACTGGATTGCTACAGGCGATTACAATGCCCGCCCTTCAGTTGAAACATATGCAAATGCTATGGACGTTGGTGCTCCAAGTAACTACGAACGCATTAAGGCTATGTATACTCTCGATCAGGTTCGTGAACTCTTTGCTTCTTACTGGCTTGATAATGACGGAATTAAAGACGCAATCAAGAGCTGTAATGACAAAACCGGCTACATTATTGATCCTCACGGAGCAATCGGCTGGCAGGCTTGGGATGATATCCGCAGCGGTGCTATGGAAAAACTCATTGCAGGTGAAAAGAACGACTGGAATAAACCAGGTCTTACACCAAATGTTCCTTCATGGGGCAACGAAGTTGTTAAAAAGAACGCTGTCGGCGTAATTCTTGAAACTGCAAGTCCTGCTAAGTTCGGTTCAATCGTAACTGATGCAATCGGAAAGGAACCTCCTATGCCGGACCGTCTCGAAGCTGTTATGAGACTTCCTGACAACGCTATTCCAATGGAAAATGATTATAATCAGTTCAAAGACTGGTTAATTGCAAACTTGTAA
- the cmk gene encoding (d)CMP kinase → MKLNKEIRIAISGKSGCGNTTVSGLLSKTLGVTLINYTFRQLAAEKGMTLPEVIEAAKTDDSYDKYVDKHQVELALAEPCVLGSRLAVWMLKEADLKVYLFASDETRARRVFNREGGDLQQIKDFTAMRDSEDTRRYKEFYGIDNNDYAFCDLIIDVNEKTPEEIVNVILDKLVEKGLIEK, encoded by the coding sequence TTGAAACTGAACAAAGAAATCCGTATCGCAATCAGCGGAAAATCTGGCTGCGGAAATACTACTGTGAGCGGTCTGCTCTCAAAAACTCTTGGAGTTACACTTATCAACTATACTTTCCGTCAGCTGGCAGCAGAAAAAGGTATGACTTTACCGGAAGTTATTGAAGCTGCTAAAACAGATGACTCTTACGACAAATACGTAGATAAACATCAGGTAGAACTCGCACTTGCAGAGCCTTGTGTATTGGGAAGCCGTCTTGCTGTATGGATGCTCAAGGAAGCAGATCTTAAGGTTTATCTTTTTGCAAGTGACGAAACCCGCGCCCGCCGTGTTTTCAACCGTGAAGGCGGCGATCTCCAGCAGATAAAAGACTTTACAGCTATGCGTGACAGCGAAGATACCCGCCGTTACAAAGAATTCTACGGCATAGACAATAATGACTATGCTTTCTGCGATTTGATTATTGATGTTAATGAAAAAACTCCGGAAGAAATTGTAAATGTAATTCTGGATAAACTTGTAGAAAAAGGACTTATTGAAAAATAA
- a CDS encoding YicC/YloC family endoribonuclease, with protein sequence MTSMTGYAYEEKSTEEATVSVEIKSVNSRFLDLAINLPPYLNPLESYFRAKITEKVLRGKVDVYIRVRENESDSEVIPDTNAAVAYMNAIKKIAEATGFADDVSLGLIISQPGVLNVNRKYDVEKYKAMIEPVFDAALTRFMDDRMREGENMKADLQKKLEKLSECAKIFTEWQPKMEQYFKEQITTKFRELLEDKADENRIMTETAAMLVKYTINEEIVRLNSHIAAMRDELAKNPAPGKRLDFICQEMNREINTIGSKNQFAEVGAMVITAKDSLENIREQSKNVE encoded by the coding sequence ATGACATCAATGACAGGCTATGCCTATGAGGAAAAATCAACAGAAGAAGCAACCGTTTCTGTTGAAATAAAATCTGTAAACTCACGCTTTCTGGATCTTGCAATAAATCTTCCGCCATATCTGAATCCGCTGGAAAGCTATTTCAGAGCTAAGATTACAGAAAAGGTTCTTCGCGGAAAGGTAGATGTTTATATCAGAGTTCGTGAAAACGAAAGCGATTCAGAAGTAATACCTGATACAAACGCTGCTGTTGCATATATGAACGCAATTAAAAAGATTGCTGAGGCTACCGGTTTTGCAGATGATGTTTCTCTCGGACTGATTATAAGTCAGCCGGGCGTTTTGAATGTAAACCGCAAATATGATGTAGAAAAATATAAGGCAATGATTGAGCCTGTTTTTGATGCAGCCCTTACACGTTTTATGGATGATCGTATGCGTGAAGGCGAAAATATGAAGGCTGATCTGCAGAAAAAGTTAGAAAAACTCTCAGAGTGTGCAAAAATTTTTACAGAATGGCAGCCTAAAATGGAGCAATACTTCAAGGAACAGATTACAACCAAGTTCCGCGAGCTTCTCGAAGACAAGGCTGATGAAAACCGCATTATGACAGAAACTGCGGCAATGCTTGTAAAATATACAATCAATGAAGAAATCGTTCGATTGAACAGCCATATTGCTGCAATGCGCGATGAATTAGCAAAAAATCCGGCACCTGGAAAGAGACTGGACTTTATCTGCCAGGAAATGAACAGAGAAATCAATACTATTGGAAGCAAGAACCAGTTTGCCGAAGTTGGCGCAATGGTTATTACGGCTAAAGACAGCTTGGAAAATATAAGAGAACAGTCAAAGAATGTAGAATAA
- the murC gene encoding UDP-N-acetylmuramate--L-alanine ligase → MQNNESVSLPEDFHGVHIHFVGIKGTGMAALVEILFHKGAVITGSDVSERFYTDEVLEKLGLHAVEFGAENITDDVQYVIYSSAYKLDKNPDLIEAVRRGVPCLLYTQALGSYSSRAYSCGVSGVHGKTSTTGLAGTILKEIDLPSQVLAGSVINSFGGTCTYTAPSVASENTADAGRSVFVAETCEYQRHFMSFFPQKIILTSVESDHEDYYPTYEDIRNAFVDFVCKLPQGGEVIYCADDKGACETVKLALEKRADIAAIPYGEKAVAVGGGDFTVKFGKVENERNCFTLGLFAEKGEFALSMPGRHEVLDAAAAVALVCRLLVAYGKNPLDYYENIKAGLLKFSGGKRRSEIVGRFTNKNGAEVIVLDDYGHHPTAVKTTLEGYREFYKGRKIIIDFMSHTYSRTQALLNEFARCFTAADEVILHKIYSSARENPADFDITGHTLYEAVLATGQKNVHYYEEILDAADFAKAELEKPLGTEYPDGYLFVTMGAGDNWKLGKEMCKAAGGRC, encoded by the coding sequence ATGCAAAATAATGAATCTGTTTCTTTGCCGGAAGATTTTCACGGCGTTCACATACATTTTGTTGGTATTAAGGGAACCGGAATGGCGGCTCTTGTTGAAATTTTGTTTCACAAGGGTGCTGTTATTACCGGTTCTGATGTTTCAGAACGTTTTTATACTGATGAAGTTCTGGAAAAACTTGGTTTACATGCAGTAGAGTTTGGTGCTGAAAATATTACGGATGATGTCCAGTATGTAATTTATTCTTCGGCTTATAAACTTGATAAAAATCCAGATTTGATTGAAGCGGTTCGCCGTGGTGTACCTTGTCTTTTGTATACACAGGCTCTTGGTTCTTACAGCAGCCGTGCTTATTCATGCGGAGTAAGCGGTGTTCATGGAAAAACTTCTACAACTGGTCTTGCTGGTACAATTCTTAAAGAGATTGATTTACCGAGTCAGGTTCTTGCGGGCAGTGTAATTAACTCGTTTGGCGGAACCTGTACTTATACGGCGCCTTCTGTAGCTTCTGAAAACACCGCAGATGCCGGACGTTCTGTGTTTGTTGCTGAAACCTGTGAGTATCAGCGTCATTTTATGAGCTTCTTTCCTCAGAAGATAATTCTGACTTCTGTTGAAAGTGACCACGAAGATTATTATCCGACCTACGAAGATATCCGTAATGCCTTCGTTGATTTTGTGTGCAAATTGCCACAGGGCGGCGAGGTAATTTACTGTGCCGATGATAAAGGTGCGTGTGAGACTGTAAAGCTTGCACTTGAAAAGAGAGCTGATATTGCGGCAATTCCATATGGGGAAAAGGCAGTCGCTGTGGGCGGCGGTGATTTTACCGTAAAGTTCGGTAAGGTTGAAAATGAACGTAATTGTTTTACTCTCGGTTTATTTGCTGAAAAAGGCGAGTTTGCTTTGAGTATGCCGGGCCGCCACGAGGTGCTGGATGCGGCTGCGGCGGTTGCTTTAGTGTGCCGCCTGCTTGTTGCTTACGGAAAGAATCCGCTTGATTACTATGAAAATATAAAAGCCGGGCTGTTGAAATTCAGCGGTGGAAAACGCCGCAGCGAAATAGTAGGGCGCTTTACAAATAAAAACGGAGCCGAGGTAATTGTTCTTGATGATTACGGTCACCATCCAACTGCCGTAAAGACAACTCTTGAAGGTTACCGTGAATTCTACAAGGGCCGCAAAATCATTATTGATTTTATGAGCCACACTTATTCGAGAACTCAGGCTTTACTGAATGAGTTTGCACGTTGTTTTACAGCAGCTGATGAAGTAATTTTACATAAGATTTACAGTTCTGCACGTGAAAATCCTGCAGATTTTGATATTACAGGACACACCTTGTATGAGGCTGTGCTTGCAACCGGACAGAAGAACGTTCATTATTATGAAGAGATTCTGGATGCGGCAGATTTCGCAAAGGCTGAACTTGAAAAGCCGCTAGGCACTGAATATCCGGACGGATACCTCTTTGTAACAATGGGTGCCGGCGACAACTGGAAACTTGGTAAGGAGATGTGTAAGGCCGCTGGCGGCCGGTGTTAA
- a CDS encoding GGDEF domain-containing protein — translation MDFQELVDIYSMAAAVLSVEKTADGHWGEIRIVRANSQYKQIMGPNYHDDMLYSELIPKEHNFEDFCFRCAVNKQHLHSYVDTKSMGIWTDATYIPLSKEYDTEKLSYFMFYFEFTKTPDAEKLSNISLETAPFVIQTCLKLRGATNFYEAMNTVIADIQEKTESFSSCIIMIDKERQKYATLCSSFSDPNIKMSDFDPYLTPEVVFSWEKTLQSTDCVIVKDDFDMNNLAKLNPVWVESLRAAGVHSLILAPLMQGNKMTGVLFITNFNVKQIVQLKDFIELTAFFLSSEINNNNLMERLEYMSNIDTLTGVKNRNSMNARVDWHVNNSYSVKTPFGIIFADLNGLKQCNDTGGHEAGDQLLRNAAKLLTKHFGNYEIYRSGGDEFVVIVQECHKEEFEKKIEALRAESGYGSEVCLAIGYDWTTDGKNLRSCMHIADEAMYEDKRNYYKQHPDLAR, via the coding sequence ATGGATTTTCAGGAATTAGTTGATATTTATTCTATGGCGGCCGCAGTTCTTTCTGTTGAAAAAACAGCTGATGGACATTGGGGTGAAATCAGAATTGTCCGTGCAAATTCACAATACAAGCAGATTATGGGCCCTAACTATCACGATGATATGCTCTATTCAGAATTAATTCCAAAAGAACATAATTTTGAAGATTTCTGTTTCCGCTGTGCAGTAAATAAGCAGCATCTTCATTCCTATGTTGATACAAAATCCATGGGAATATGGACAGATGCAACCTATATCCCGCTTTCAAAAGAATACGATACCGAAAAATTAAGTTATTTCATGTTCTATTTTGAGTTTACTAAAACTCCTGATGCAGAAAAACTTTCAAATATTTCCCTGGAAACAGCTCCTTTTGTCATTCAAACCTGCCTTAAACTTCGTGGTGCAACAAACTTTTATGAAGCGATGAATACAGTAATAGCTGATATTCAAGAGAAGACTGAATCTTTCAGCAGCTGCATAATTATGATAGATAAAGAACGCCAAAAATATGCTACGCTTTGTTCTTCCTTCAGCGATCCGAATATTAAAATGTCAGATTTTGATCCTTATCTTACACCCGAAGTTGTATTCTCCTGGGAAAAAACTTTGCAATCTACAGATTGTGTCATTGTAAAAGATGATTTTGATATGAATAATCTTGCAAAATTAAATCCTGTCTGGGTTGAAAGTCTTCGTGCTGCTGGAGTACATTCCCTTATTCTAGCCCCTCTCATGCAGGGAAATAAAATGACGGGAGTTCTGTTCATCACTAACTTTAATGTAAAACAGATTGTCCAGCTTAAAGATTTTATAGAGCTCACAGCCTTTTTCCTTTCTTCTGAGATTAACAATAATAATCTTATGGAACGTCTTGAATACATGAGTAATATAGATACTCTTACGGGCGTTAAAAACCGTAACTCAATGAATGCCCGCGTAGACTGGCACGTAAATAACAGTTATTCAGTAAAAACTCCGTTTGGTATTATTTTTGCAGATTTAAATGGACTAAAGCAATGCAATGATACGGGCGGTCATGAAGCCGGAGACCAGCTCTTACGCAATGCAGCAAAACTTCTTACAAAGCATTTTGGTAATTATGAAATTTACCGTTCTGGTGGGGATGAATTTGTTGTAATTGTTCAGGAATGTCATAAAGAAGAATTCGAAAAGAAGATTGAAGCCTTACGTGCAGAAAGCGGTTATGGTTCAGAAGTCTGTCTTGCAATTGGCTACGACTGGACAACTGATGGCAAAAACCTCAGAAGCTGTATGCATATTGCAGACGAAGCAATGTATGAAGATAAAAGGAACTACTACAAACAGCATCCTGATTTAGCAAGATAA
- a CDS encoding rod-binding protein translates to MNVGLISNTYSGITGGQGALQSARSSAETSKFAELVERFKNQNEGRGTVSSSQIADNGRLNGEYTTGFAGTYTSEADKNSRPTGAAANQANIHVQQKNIDRTSELYEKSMQLESYFVKQMLSEMRKTVHKSGESDFARQTYEDMLYDEYADSMTKNAGFGLADQIYLSLVG, encoded by the coding sequence ATGAACGTTGGATTGATATCAAATACATATAGCGGAATTACAGGTGGACAGGGCGCACTTCAGAGTGCCCGCTCTTCTGCTGAAACTTCTAAATTTGCAGAACTCGTAGAACGCTTCAAAAATCAGAATGAAGGACGTGGAACTGTTTCTTCAAGTCAGATTGCTGATAATGGCCGTCTCAACGGTGAATATACAACAGGTTTTGCAGGTACTTATACTTCGGAAGCAGACAAGAATTCTCGTCCAACTGGTGCCGCTGCTAATCAGGCAAATATCCACGTTCAGCAGAAAAATATTGATAGAACTTCTGAGTTGTATGAAAAATCAATGCAGCTGGAAAGTTATTTTGTAAAACAGATGCTTTCTGAAATGAGAAAGACAGTACATAAAAGCGGTGAGTCTGACTTTGCCCGCCAGACTTACGAAGATATGCTCTATGATGAGTATGCAGATTCTATGACAAAAAATGCGGGTTTTGGTCTGGCTGATCAGATTTATCTTTCACTGGTCGGCTGA
- the flgG gene encoding flagellar basal-body rod protein FlgG — MVRSLWTAATGMNGQQANIDAISNNLSNVNTTGYKQQRVEFEDLVYQNLKLAGTPATEDTVTPVGIQQGTGVKVGATQRIMNQGSLQNTGVDTDVAIVGEGFFRVQKYDGSYAYTRDGSFKVDSAGQLVTNNGLRVIPEIILPEGYDVSTLNVTQTGLVSVKINGENDPVEVGQLELYRFPNAVGLQAEGDNLFKVTAASGEAIAGRPGYDGFGDVRHKFLEMSNVSVVNEMVQMIVAQRAYEFNSKAIQTSDTMLSTAVNLKR; from the coding sequence ATGGTTAGATCACTTTGGACAGCAGCTACCGGAATGAACGGTCAGCAGGCAAATATTGATGCAATTTCGAACAATCTTTCAAATGTAAATACTACTGGTTACAAGCAGCAGCGCGTTGAGTTTGAAGACCTGGTTTATCAGAATCTTAAGCTCGCAGGAACTCCTGCAACTGAAGATACTGTTACTCCGGTTGGAATTCAGCAGGGTACTGGTGTTAAGGTTGGAGCTACTCAGAGAATTATGAATCAGGGTTCTCTCCAGAATACAGGTGTTGATACTGATGTTGCTATCGTTGGTGAAGGTTTCTTCCGCGTTCAGAAATATGACGGAAGCTATGCTTATACACGCGACGGTTCTTTCAAGGTAGATTCAGCTGGTCAGCTTGTAACAAACAACGGTCTTAGAGTAATCCCGGAAATCATTCTTCCTGAAGGATACGACGTTTCAACTTTGAACGTAACTCAGACAGGTCTTGTTTCTGTAAAAATCAACGGAGAAAATGATCCTGTTGAAGTTGGACAGCTTGAGCTTTACAGATTCCCTAACGCTGTAGGTCTTCAGGCAGAAGGTGACAACCTTTTCAAAGTAACTGCAGCAAGTGGTGAGGCAATTGCCGGCCGCCCTGGTTACGATGGATTTGGTGATGTTCGCCACAAATTCCTTGAAATGTCGAACGTTTCTGTCGTAAACGAAATGGTTCAGATGATTGTTGCACAGCGTGCTTATGAGTTTAACAGCAAGGCTATCCAGACTTCGGATACAATGCTGAGTACAGCGGTAAATCTTAAGAGATAG
- the flgF gene encoding flagellar basal-body rod protein FlgF — protein sequence MIRGWYTGASGMNAQQNRLDAIANNLANVDTTGYKRDVVASKSFPELLIRRTNLDGVYHTTEGSADAAPVIGKLGLGVETNENYIDFAQGSFKITNTKTDTALSGEGFYVIDTPLGERYTRNGNFFIGKEGILETKDGYPVLGEKGYIYVEDDKFNVNEDGIIAHEENGEEIDRFKVVRFDNERYLKKMGESFYATNDIAGPAHIAEGNERPRFLQGYTETSNVNVVNEMVQMIEVNRAYEANQKTIQSEDSMMSTLWQKVAVLQ from the coding sequence ATGATTCGAGGCTGGTATACCGGAGCTTCCGGTATGAATGCACAGCAGAACAGGCTTGATGCAATTGCCAACAATCTTGCGAATGTAGATACAACAGGCTACAAACGTGATGTTGTTGCAAGCAAGAGTTTTCCTGAACTGCTGATCCGCCGTACAAATCTTGACGGTGTTTATCACACAACCGAAGGTTCTGCAGATGCAGCACCTGTAATCGGTAAGCTTGGTCTTGGTGTAGAAACAAATGAGAACTACATTGATTTCGCACAGGGCTCTTTCAAAATCACAAATACAAAGACAGATACAGCTCTCAGCGGTGAAGGTTTTTATGTAATCGATACTCCGCTTGGCGAGCGCTATACACGCAACGGAAACTTCTTCATCGGTAAGGAAGGAATTCTTGAGACTAAGGACGGATATCCTGTTCTTGGTGAAAAAGGATACATCTACGTTGAAGATGACAAGTTTAATGTAAATGAAGACGGAATTATCGCTCACGAAGAAAACGGTGAAGAAATAGACCGCTTTAAGGTTGTTCGTTTTGATAACGAGCGCTACCTCAAAAAGATGGGCGAAAGTTTTTATGCTACAAACGACATTGCAGGCCCTGCACACATTGCAGAAGGTAATGAGCGTCCTCGCTTCCTTCAGGGCTATACAGAAACAAGTAATGTAAATGTTGTAAATGAAATGGTTCAGATGATTGAAGTAAACCGTGCTTACGAAGCTAATCAGAAAACAATTCAGTCTGAAGATTCTATGATGAGCACACTCTGGCAGAAAGTGGCTGTGCTTCAATAA